A window from Lytechinus pictus isolate F3 Inbred chromosome 9, Lp3.0, whole genome shotgun sequence encodes these proteins:
- the LOC135155431 gene encoding uncharacterized protein LOC135155431 encodes MIYYNYKGFLLALVDGNYKFLWADVGNPGSSWDAQVFNHSQLRRGLENGTLGLPDPEPLPDDDRGTPYFLIGDDAFPLRTWMQKPYSNREQTDEERIFNYRLSRARRVVENSFGILAHRWRCLLSTLQLDPEKARTVIMACMCLHNLMRDRFPGLQNIDVDHED; translated from the coding sequence ATGATCTACTACAACTACAAGGGTTTCCTCTTGGCCCTAGTTGATGGCAATTACAAGTTCCTCTGGGCTGACGTTGGTAATCCCGGTTCATCATGGGATGCCCAGGTATTCAACCACAGCCAGCTGAGACGTGGACTAGAGAATGGTACTCTTGGCCTGCCAGATCCAGAGCCCCTGCCAGATGATGACCGAGGCACCCCTTACTTCTTAATTGGGGACGACGCCTTCCCTCTCAGGACATGGATGCAGAAGCCGTACTCCAACCGTGAGCAGACCGACGAGGAGAGAATCTTCAACTACCGTCTCTCGAGGGCTCGCCGTGTGGTGGAGAACAGCTTTGGCATCCTTGCCCATCGCTGGAGATGCTTGTTGAGTACCCTACAGCTTGATCCAGAAAAAGCCAGGACAGTCATTATGGCCTGCATGTGCCTCCACAACCTAATGAGAGATCGTTTTCCTGGGCTTCAGAACATTGACGTTGACCATGAAGATTAG